Proteins from a genomic interval of Rosa chinensis cultivar Old Blush chromosome 2, RchiOBHm-V2, whole genome shotgun sequence:
- the LOC112184372 gene encoding glycine-rich protein DOT1, whose product MARVIAAVGDSADHVRGLLLPSSSGGVFFLCMMILMSLSVISFVIFACGDSSGKKKGNSKNIGGLDQKKKKNTGGSKNYGGPVRATGIYGVGTASGGDGGGHGHGGHGGGGGCGGHSGGGNDGGGGCGGGGCGGGGCGGGGCGGN is encoded by the coding sequence ATGGCTAGGGTAATTGCTGCTGTAGGTGATAGTGCTGATCATGTACGTGGTCTCTTGCTACCGAGTAGTTCTGGAGGTGTGTTTTTCCTCTGCATGATGATCCTAATGTCCCTCTCAGTCATATCATTTGTAATCTTTGCTTGTGGTGATTCCTCtggcaaaaagaaaggaaactCCAAGAATATTGGTGGCctcgaccaaaagaaaaaaaagaatactgGTGGCAGTAAAAACTATGGGGGTCCTGTGCGTGCGACTGGTATTTATGGAGTTGGCACTGctagtggtggtgatggaggtggACATGGCCATGGTGGGCATGGTGGAGGCGGTGGTTGCGGAGGACACAGCGGTGGTGGAAATGATGGTGGCGGGGGTTGCGGTGgcggtggttgtggtggtggggGTTGCGGTGGGGGCGGTTGTGGTGGAAATTAA